A DNA window from Panthera tigris isolate Pti1 chromosome X, P.tigris_Pti1_mat1.1, whole genome shotgun sequence contains the following coding sequences:
- the CMC4 gene encoding cx9C motif-containing protein 4 isoform X2 — MPQKDPCQKQACEIQKCLQANNYMESKCQAVIQELRKCCARYPKGRSLVCSGFENEEEEKLTLKPTAK, encoded by the exons ATGCCGCAGAAGGATCCGTGCCAGAAACAAGCCTgtgaaatacagaaatgtttaCAAG CCAACAACTACATGGAATCTAAGTGTCAGGCTGTCATCCAAGAACTGCGGAAGTGTTGTGCTCGATATCCTAAGGGAAGATCTCTCGTCTGTTCGGGATTCGAaaatgaggaggaagaaaagctgACACTGAAGCCTACAGCAAAGTAG
- the CMC4 gene encoding cx9C motif-containing protein 4 isoform X1, producing the protein MDKRQNKNHFSYFSFLDMPQKDPCQKQACEIQKCLQANNYMESKCQAVIQELRKCCARYPKGRSLVCSGFENEEEEKLTLKPTAK; encoded by the exons AtggataaaagacaaaataaaaatcatttttcttattttagttttctggATATGCCGCAGAAGGATCCGTGCCAGAAACAAGCCTgtgaaatacagaaatgtttaCAAG CCAACAACTACATGGAATCTAAGTGTCAGGCTGTCATCCAAGAACTGCGGAAGTGTTGTGCTCGATATCCTAAGGGAAGATCTCTCGTCTGTTCGGGATTCGAaaatgaggaggaagaaaagctgACACTGAAGCCTACAGCAAAGTAG
- the MTCP1 gene encoding protein p13 MTCP-1 gives MAGEDAGAPPDHLWVHQEGIYRDEYQRTWVAVVEEETSFLRARVQQVQVPLGDAARPSHLLTSQLPLMWQLYPEERYMDNNSRLWQIQHHLMVRGVQELLLKLLPDD, from the exons ATGGCAGGAGAGGATGCAGGGGCTCCACCCGATCACCTCTGGGTTCACCAAGAGGGTATCTACCGCGACGAATACCAGCGCACGTGGGTGGCCGTCGTGGAAGAG gagACGAGTTTCCTAAGGGCACGAGTCCAGCAAGTTCAGGTTCCCTTAGGTGACGCAGCTAGGCCGAGTCACCTTCTTACCTCCCAGCTACCTCTCATGTGGCAACTCTACCCTGAGGAGCGCTACATGGATAACAACTCTCGCTTGTGGCAGATCCAGCATCATTTAATG gTCAGGGGAGTACAGGAGCTGTTGCTTAAGCTTTTGCCTGATGATTAA